The segment ATCGGCGTGGAGCTGGCTGGCGCTTTTAAAAATATTATCGCGCTGGGTGCCGGGATGTCTGACGGTCTGGGATTTGGTGATAATGCCAAGGCGGCTCTGCTGACACGGGGACTGGCTGAAATAACCCGAATCGGGATTGAGATGGGCTCAAATCCACTTACCTTTGCCGGCCTTGCCGGGATTGGGGACCTCGTAGTGACCGCCACGAGTCGCCACAGCCGGAATTGGCGCGCAGGCTACCTTCTGGGTGAGGGAAAGGCTCTAGAGGAGGTTCTAAGCTCGATGGGCATGGTTGTGGAAGGGGTTCGCACCACCCAGGCTGCCTTTGCGCTATCTGAAAAGCACGGGGTACAAATGCCGATTGCGGATCAGCTCTATCATGTGCTCTTTAAGCAGCGGGATCCTCGGACAGCCGTCATGAACCTGATGGGACGGGATCCGAAGACGGAAATGGAAATGATGCCGCTCCAAACCTGGGAGCAGTGGCATTCCTAGCTTAATCACACCTTGACCTCCTGCTTCATACGATAGTATGAGGATTGCCGGAGGAGGGGTGGACATGAGCAAAAACTTTCCTAAAGATGTATTAAGCGCGATTAATAAAAAAAGCGGCAAGCAGATTTCTTCGGGAGCTGTTAAAAAGCTGGCCAATACCGTGAAGCCGTCAACGCTGCAGAATGATGCCCAGCTTCGACAGCTCATCAAGCAGGTTTCGGCGATGGCGAACGTGCCTGTCAGCGAAGAGACCGTCAAAGAGATCATCGCGGCCGTCAAAAAAAGCGGGATGAACCCAAGCAATATGGAAGCTTTGATGAAAATGATGATGAACAAGTAAAGTGTGAAGGTTTTGAGAAACATGAGGCCGCTGTGTGCAGATACAGCGGTCTTTTTGCGTGGAAGGATAGGAGGAGATTCCAAGTCATGATATAATTAGGGCAGACATTTTAGAGAAAGACAGGGGGCAATATTAAATTGGATCCAATGCAAAAGATGTGGCTGTCCATGATCGCACTGCTGATTATGGCGTTGTCCGTGATCGTCGTTACATTCGCCCGAAGCAAGACCAAGGGAGCGGTACGCTTCGGCTTGTCCTTTGTGGCATTTATGATGATGCTGATCGGCTTTATTACCGGACTGGCCTCGATCACCTAATGGAGAAGGGCTGCATGCAGCTTGAGGAAGCAGGTGAAATACATGAATGTAGAGGATATGCCGGGACTGTCCCGAGCGTTGCAGCAGCTGTCTGTTTTACTTCAAGACCTCTCAACGCCCTGGCTGCTGGGTGGCAGCTGCTCGCTGCTCCTTCAAGGAGTGCAGCTGGATAAGCCGCCGCGGGATCTGGACGTGTATAGTGACCTGGAAGGGATTCAGGCTCTTCATGAGCAGCTGGCAGCCTATGCGTTGAGTCAGCCGCGCCTGGATCAAGAGGGTATGTATAAGTCCGTGTTAAGCCGTTATGAACTGGACAGCATAGAGGCCGAGCTGGTTGGCGGCTTTGAAGTGTGTTCAGGCGGCAGTTTGTATACTGTGGAAATGGAGCTTTTATATCCTGCTGCGCCGGATGTGCTGCTTCACGGTACTTCTGTCCGTTTAACACCTCTGAGCCATGAGCTCTTATTTAATGTACTGAGAGATCGTGAGGATCGGTATCAGGCCATTGGACAAGCTATCAGATACCGTCCGGATCAGCACCACGCGCTGCTTCAAGATATGTTATCCCGTTACACCTTGAACAGTGAGCATACACTGCGCATTCAGGAGCTGGCAGGAATTCATAAGGGTTAAGCGGGGAAACTTCATCAGAGTAAGGAGGAGCTTGAACTGAAGTGTGAGGTTACTTTTATGCCGGAAGGCAAAACCGTCAGCGTCAGACCCGGAGTTACTGTACTGGCTGCAGCCAGACAGTCCGGGGTTCACATCCCGACCCGCTGCGGCGGCAAAATGGGCTGCCTCATGTGCAAGGTTAAGCTCACCGAAGAAGAGAGCAGTCATGTACTGCCTCCGAAGGAAGAGGAGCGCCGCAAGCTGGGAACGCTGATTGATGAAGGCATTCGTTTCTCGTGTCAAACGGTTGTTCATGATCATGTGCAGGTTGAAGTGCCGGAGGATCCGCTGAAGGCGGCAGTGCGCCGACAGTTGGAGAGTGCAAGAAATCGGGATCGGGAGGATTTTATTTAAAGGGAAGTGGTGAAATCCAGTGAAAAATATGTATCTGGCTGCAATAGCACTTATTGGCGTCCTGCTGCTTAGCGGCTGTATGTATCCCAATGAGGATTCACAGGAAGAGCAGGTATCTTATCGGGAAAGTGTGCGTCGAATTCAAGGTGCCGTGGATGATTACTTTAAAGAAACATCACTGCTGCCGATCATGACTGCAGGTGAAGAGATACCGCGTTATGAGAAATACCGGGTAGACCTGGACAAGCTCAAGAATATGGGCTATATGGATGAAATTCCGACAACCGCTTTTGAAAAGGGCGGCAGCGGGCGCTTTCTGATTATTAATGAAGAGCAGGAGCCGCTCGTTAAAGTGATGGATCTGCTTACCGTGCAAAAGATAAATGATATGCAGATGTCGGTCGACCGCTACAAGTCTGATCAAGGAAAGCTCCCGGCTGGAGAAGAGCTGTATCCCGGCTTCACGGCCGTTGATATATCCAAGACCGATGCAAAGAATTGGAAGCTGAAGAGCTTCTATTCTGGCCAGGATGTCGTGCTCATGATGGATCAGGGCGGCAAGGTCTATATCGATTACGCATTTGACATTATGCAAGCTATTCAGAAAAATGGGCAGGAGCCTCAGCCGGACCAGGATCTTCGAGTATATCTGGAATCGGAATCGTTTTATGTGCCCGTGAAGTCGGTCCCTTACCGTTGGGAGAACAATCAGCCTGTGCCTCAGCCAGGCTCTTCATAACCCGCACTCTTATAAGTATCTCTGGACATACGTGCCAGAGGTGCTTTTTTTTGTGATTTGATCTGCCGGCAGTAGCATATTTGCAAATACAACACATAAAGATGGTTGGAGGCAGTAGGGTGCTTACAAAAACCTTTTAATCTTTTAAAAGACGGCGGCATATTTTGAGTCCCGGAACAATAAGATGTTACTAGTCCTAATGCATGTACGAGTTACGCCGCTTTGCCGTTTCCATGTCTCTCTTCGGAATCCGGGCGGCGGACTGCTGGCGGCATGGTAAGGCTGCTCAAATGCTGCAATGGCTTTAGCTGTGAGAGGAAACACGAAGCGGATGCTCTTAATAGCATTTTTCCTTCGGAGTAATTTGAGGAGGGGATCTCTTTTGGAAAAAGTGGACATTTTCAAGGACATTGCCGAGCGAACAGGAGGGGACATATACCTGGGTGTCGTCGGTGCAGTCCGGACGGGAAAATCAACCTTCATCAAGCGGTTCATGGAAACAGTCGTGCTTCCGAACATTACGAATGAAGCGGATCGCGTACGGGCGGTCGATGAGCTGCCGCAAAGTGCAGCAGGAAAGACAATTATGACAACAGAGCCCAAGTTTGTACCGAACAATGCGGTACAGATCAAAGTGACAGAGGGCCTTGAGGTCAATGTCAGAATGGTAGACTGTGTCGGTTATGCCGTGGAAGGCGCGAAGGGCTATGAGGATGAAAATGGTCCGCGTATGATCTCGACGCCATGGTTCGAGGAGCCGATTCCATTCCAGGAGGCTGCCGAGATTGGAACGCGTAAGGTCATTCAGGAGCATTCGACACTGGGTGTCGTCATTACGACGGACGGCAGCATTGCTGAAATTCCGAGAAGCTCTTACGTCGACGCCGAGGAAAGAGTGATCGAGGAGCTGAAGGAAGTCGGCAAGCCTTTTGTGGTTGTCATTAACTCTACTCGCCCGAAGAGCGAGGAGGCACTGCAGCTGCGCAGCGAGCTGGCTGCCAAATATGATATTCCGGTCATGACCTTGAGCGCGGCAAGCATGAGTGAAGAGGACGTAACCGGCGTCCTTCGAGAGGTATTATATGAATTTCCGGTGCATGAAGTGAATGTGAATCTTCCGAGCTGGGTTATGGTGCTCAATGAGAACCACTGGCTTCGCAGCAACTATGAGAATTCGGTACGGGATACCGTCAAGGATATAAAAAGGCTGCGGGATGTCGACCGTGTTGTCGGTCAATTCATGGAATATGATTTCATTGACCAGGCCGGTCTGAGCGGTATGAATATGGGTCAGGGCGTTGCCGAAATCGACCTGTTCGCACCGGATGAGCTGTACGACCGGATTCTGATGGAGGTTGTCGGTGTTGAAATCCGGGGCAAGGACCATTTGCTGCAGCTGATGCAGGAGTTCTCCCATGCGAAGCGGGAATATGACCGGT is part of the Paenibacillus algicola genome and harbors:
- a CDS encoding stage VI sporulation protein F, giving the protein MSKNFPKDVLSAINKKSGKQISSGAVKKLANTVKPSTLQNDAQLRQLIKQVSAMANVPVSEETVKEIIAAVKKSGMNPSNMEALMKMMMNK
- a CDS encoding DUF2768 family protein, which translates into the protein MDPMQKMWLSMIALLIMALSVIVVTFARSKTKGAVRFGLSFVAFMMMLIGFITGLASIT
- a CDS encoding 2Fe-2S iron-sulfur cluster-binding protein, translating into MPEGKTVSVRPGVTVLAAARQSGVHIPTRCGGKMGCLMCKVKLTEEESSHVLPPKEEERRKLGTLIDEGIRFSCQTVVHDHVQVEVPEDPLKAAVRRQLESARNRDREDFI
- a CDS encoding DUF3939 domain-containing protein codes for the protein MYLAAIALIGVLLLSGCMYPNEDSQEEQVSYRESVRRIQGAVDDYFKETSLLPIMTAGEEIPRYEKYRVDLDKLKNMGYMDEIPTTAFEKGGSGRFLIINEEQEPLVKVMDLLTVQKINDMQMSVDRYKSDQGKLPAGEELYPGFTAVDISKTDAKNWKLKSFYSGQDVVLMMDQGGKVYIDYAFDIMQAIQKNGQEPQPDQDLRVYLESESFYVPVKSVPYRWENNQPVPQPGSS
- the spoIVA gene encoding stage IV sporulation protein A; translation: MEKVDIFKDIAERTGGDIYLGVVGAVRTGKSTFIKRFMETVVLPNITNEADRVRAVDELPQSAAGKTIMTTEPKFVPNNAVQIKVTEGLEVNVRMVDCVGYAVEGAKGYEDENGPRMISTPWFEEPIPFQEAAEIGTRKVIQEHSTLGVVITTDGSIAEIPRSSYVDAEERVIEELKEVGKPFVVVINSTRPKSEEALQLRSELAAKYDIPVMTLSAASMSEEDVTGVLREVLYEFPVHEVNVNLPSWVMVLNENHWLRSNYENSVRDTVKDIKRLRDVDRVVGQFMEYDFIDQAGLSGMNMGQGVAEIDLFAPDELYDRILMEVVGVEIRGKDHLLQLMQEFSHAKREYDRFAEALEMVKTTGYGIAAPSLAEMALDEPELIRQGTRFGVRLKATAPSIHMIRVDVESEFSPIIGTEKQSEELVRYLMQDFENDPIKIWESDIFGRSLHSIVREGIQGKIAMMPDNARYKLQETLGRIINEGSGGLIAIIL